The sequence cagtgcatgaaaatataaacatactgtatattaacataaaatgccaaacaaagttttatttggaaacagttggcaggagtcatagttgataacaactgacagttgaaatggctgaacagttaaatagttgagtagtttaaatagttaaattatttaatagtgaattattgtagtgaggacatttattttgaaacagttgtgggcagaggaaatagtagtcttaagagagccagattgtatgcttaaagcctgagacagagtatagtttaaaagttgaatgtagatagtgtaatggatgttgatagacagaaagttgaatggatgttgatagacagattgtataatggatgttgatggatagttttaatgggtggatgagtgaatggtttgaagaggatgaatggatagaaagttggatggaatgtgccttatatccttgtagaatggagagacacagagagttggcctagttaagcagaaagcagttgatacaggtgcaatcagtttaactggccctttgatgggtcctagttgagcagctggaagttgatacaggtgcaaatcaagttaattagtccattgtgatgtcatagtgctaatgtaaagtctatggggaaaaataagcttgttttttgttaatatctcaaaaagtataaagtttacaaaagtgaaaaatacattccccacgtgtccttttcaagaccaacgttacaaagtttgaacaaagtttctacgttaaacggttatagctgaattagacgcagaaatttggtgggaagagtaagaagaagaagaagaagaagaagaagacgacttcggataacagaacagtgcattttcatgcactgtaattagacAAGTCACTTTTCTGGAATGAGATAAATGGCTTGTTTATTGTTGCTGATATAAAGCTGGTGGTTTTTCTGTTGTGCTCTCTGGAAATTGCCTGTTTGCTCTGACCGACAGGACAATAAAGAGAAGGCTGTCTGTGTCATCCCGGTCATCACCTCGCCAAAAGAGGAGGAAAGACTAATCCAAGGCTGCACCAAGGTGAAGGAGGGCGCACAGCCTTTGAGAATTGAATCCGCAAATGTTGGGATTCAGTAAGGCATCTATGACCTGAAATGACAAAGTGTTCCTTCTCTGGGAAAACCACTGTTTGACATCTGTTACTTCTCTTTCATCCAGCCTGTTGTGAAACTGCTCTACAATCGAAGCAACAACAAATATTCTTACACAAGGTAAAAGGACGCAAGAATACCACAACGTTAGACTTTCTTTCTTCAGACTGTTTTTTCATAAGCATGTAAAATTGACTTAACAAATAACACGTAACCTTTTTTTTCCACAGTAATTCAGATGACCATCTCCTTAAAAACATTGAGCTGTTTGAGAAGCTGTCCCTGAGCTACAACGGTCGCGTTCTCTTCCTGAAGGACGTGATCGGTGATGAGATCTGCTGCTGGTCCTTCTATGGACAGGGTCGCAAGCTGGCTGAAGTCTGCTGCACGTCCATTGTCTACGCCACTGAGAAGAAGCACACCAAGGTAAGATGGGCATCTTGTGGACTCCAcaacacaaacaagttgttcttatgtaaatgtaaatcaggtttctaggccaagtatacttgcgaaTAAAAggaatttggtttctgcattagtgaattagtgaacacacagtgaggtgaagcacacactaacccggagcagtgagctgccttgctacagcggtgctcgggaagcagtgaggtgccttgctcaagggtacttcagccgtggatgtgggcatgggagagcagtgctcaaccacttcccccacccacattttccctactggtcagggatcgaaccggcaaccctttggttacaagcccaaagccctaaccagtaggccacggttgcCCCAAATGAAAGGGCATTTTAATAAAGGAGACAGTGGTGTTTGCTCACACGTGGGTTTAGTCACTGGTTGACCTGCTTGTTTTTGCTGTGAGACCTCCGTTTAATTGATGTGTttaattgtatgtgtgtttgtatgtgtgtgcgtgcaggtggAATTCCCTGAGGCTCGCATCTACGAGGAAACGTTGAACGCGCTGCTCTACGAGACGCTCCCGGTGCCAGACACCTCGCTCCTGGAAGCCACGCGCCGCCGGGCCCACTGCTGCTCCCACAGCGAGGACGACGAGGCCGTCGAGGTGAGGGAGCGCGTGCGCCGCATCCACATCAAGAGATACAGCACCTACGACGACCGACC is a genomic window of Alosa sapidissima isolate fAloSap1 chromosome 15, fAloSap1.pri, whole genome shotgun sequence containing:
- the tnfaip1 gene encoding BTB/POZ domain-containing adapter for CUL3-mediated RhoA degradation protein 2, with product MSAEGCLHSLQTGPLVPVSSITCPKTKTCSYRGAVGPGNKYVRLNVGGTLFYSTLQVLTKQDSLLKTMFSGKMEVFTDKEGWILIDRCGKHFGAILTYLRDGSVTLPKNRQGIMELQAEAKYYLIQGLVDVCQRALQDNKEKAVCVIPVITSPKEEERLIQGCTKPVVKLLYNRSNNKYSYTSNSDDHLLKNIELFEKLSLSYNGRVLFLKDVIGDEICCWSFYGQGRKLAEVCCTSIVYATEKKHTKVEFPEARIYEETLNALLYETLPVPDTSLLEATRRRAHCCSHSEDDEAVEVRERVRRIHIKRYSTYDDRPLGH